In Cydia fagiglandana chromosome 3, ilCydFagi1.1, whole genome shotgun sequence, the following are encoded in one genomic region:
- the LOC134680266 gene encoding probable flavin-containing monoamine oxidase B: MVVHSNIRADVIILGCSLPGIVAAHKLKKTFGKSMDIVVLDMSTVRKDISKGNVAFQVDDYESEDDDDTEEPESVKFVDNIGRDYLLSFSKEFGLPLPDAIANPKLVRSPLNKLFQYLDGSTVQCTTDYHNFDYLNVVERFELNQYQDLLDQNARDLFQPKRVNTETERRNLLYFDKTTMESHLCGALLFSNSRQVMRMMVQLVCGTSSYSVSVLFYLHQCYRTSSMRNHLDGANTRFREKLFGYCTRHFSHKLQKSVADITLVAKPIQKIRSYSNEQVILETIKGETNYICNLLAMAVRPDELLKIAVEEQFMSNREAAVVGAMLPGRVIKFRIQYERNFWQSQGYSGDILSMRGPIVWAMERPLLTTTGTGTNSSLVGVLIVKDGFSNTKDAVLEQLTNLFGEEAAKPLFYKEKNISDIFVPRCGDYVALRNLTSSIKPNSVVEWGALDVFGEGDVAAALEAGHKAYLHLLRCLRPQATTFEDFELTSSPTILDEGPLTRSIPQFNYMNTIKIVACTTALIIGIKLIRTYTQK; this comes from the coding sequence ATGGTAGTTCATTCTAATATTAGGGCGGACGTGATCATACTAGGATGTAGTCTTCCTGGCATAGTTGCCGCTCATAAGCTGAAGAAGACATTTGGAAAGTCGATGGATATCGTAGTCTTAGATATGTCGACAGTTCGCAAGGATATTTCGAAAGGTAACGTAGCCTTTCAGGTTGATGATTACGAATcggaagatgatgatgacactGAAGAACCCGAATCGGTTAAATTTGTAGACAACATTGGAAGAGACTATCTGCTCAGTTTTTCCAAAGAATTCGGTTTACCCCTACCCGATGCTATAGCTAATCCTAAATTAGTGAGATCACCGTTAAACAAACTCTTTCAATATCTTGACGGAAGCACCGTTCAGTGCACTACTGACTACCATAACTTTGATTACCTGAATGTGGTAGAGAGGTTTGAGTTGAATCAATATCAGGACCTACTCGATCAGAATGCGAGAGATTTGTTTCAACCAAAACGAGTCAACACGGAGACGGAGCGAAGAAATCTATTGTACTTCGATAAAACTACGATGGAAAGTCATCTCTGCGGTGCTCTGTTGTTTTCGAATTCGAGACAAGTGATGAGGATGATGGTTCAACTAGTCTGTGGGACCTCCTCGTACTCCGTGTCTGTCCTTTTTTACTTACATCAGTGCTACAGGACTTCAAGCATGAGGAACCATTTAGACGGAGCCAACACGAGGTTTCGCGAAAAGCTATTCGGATACTGCACGAGACATTTCTCCCATAAATTGCAAAAAAGCGTAGCAGACATTACGTTGGTGGCGAAACCCATTCAGAAAATTCGATCTTATTCCAATGAACAGGTTATTTTGGAAACCATTAAGGGAGAAACCAACTACATTTGCAATTTATTAGCAATGGCTGTGAGGCCTGATGAATTGCTGAAGATAGCGGTTGAGGAGCAGTTTATGTCAAACAGAGAAGCTGCAGTTGTTGGTGCGATGCTACCTGGAAGAGTAATCAAATTCAGAATTCAGTATGAAAGGAACTTCTGGCAGAGTCAGGGATACAGCGGCGATATACTTAGTATGCGGGGTCCCATCGTTTGGGCTATGGAGCGTCCACTCTTGACAACCACGGGTACGGGAACCAACTCAAGCTTAGTTGGGGTTCTGATAGTTAAAGACGGTTTCAGCAATACCAAGGATGCTGTATTGGAACAGCTTACGAATTTATTTGGCGAAGAAGCCGCAAAGCCCCTTTTTTACAAAGAGAAAAACATTTCTGATATTTTCGTACCGCGCTGCGGGGACTACGTGGCTCTACGCAACCTGACGTCTTCTATAAAACCTAACAGCGTAGTGGAGTGGGGGGCCCTGGACGTGTTTGGGGAGGGCGACGTGGCAGCCGCTTTAGAAGCAGGGCATAAAGCCTACTTGCATCTCTTGAGGTGCTTGCGACCCCAAGCGACGACATTTGAAGACTTTGAACTGACCAGCTCACCAACGATCCTTGATGAAGGACCTCTTACCCGCTCGATCCCGCAATTCAACTATATGAATACGATAAAGATTGTCGCATGTACCACAGCACTGATCATAGGCATTAAACTAATACGAACTTATACGCAGAAATAA